The following are encoded together in the Rhinopithecus roxellana isolate Shanxi Qingling chromosome 5, ASM756505v1, whole genome shotgun sequence genome:
- the EAPP gene encoding E2F-associated phosphoprotein isoform X1, with amino-acid sequence MNRLPDDYDPYAVEEPSDEDPALSSSEDEVDVLLHGTPDQKRKLIRECLTGESESSSEDEFEKEMEAELNSTMKTMEDKLSSLGTGSSSGNGKVATAPTRYYDDIYFDSDSEDEDKAVQVTKKKKKKQHKIPTNDELLYDPEKDNRDQAWVDAQRRGYHGLGLQRSRQQQPVPNSDAVLNCPACMTTLCLDCQRHESYKTQYRAMFVMNCSVNKEEVLRYKASENRKKRRGHKKMRSNQEDAAEKAETDVEEIYHPVMCTECSTEVAVYDKDEVFHFFNVLASHS; translated from the exons ATGAACCGGCTTCCGGATGATTACGACCCCTACGCGGTTGAAGAGCCTAGCGACGAGGATCCGGCTTTGAGCAG CTCTGAGGATGAAGTGGATGTGCTTTTACATGGAACTCCTGACCAGAAACGAAAACTCATCAGAGAATGTCTTACTGGAGAAAGTGAATCATCTAGTGAAGAtgaatttgaaaaggaaatggaAGCTGAATTAAATTCTACCATGAAAACAATGGAGGACAAGTTATCCTCTCTGGGAACTG GATCTTCCTCAGGAAATGGAAAAGTTGCCACAGCTCCGACAAGGTACTACGATGATATATATTTTGATTCTGATTCTGAGGATGAAGACAAAGCAG tacaggtgaccaagaaaaaaaagaagaaacaacacaAGATTCCAACAAATGACGAATTACTGTATGATCCTGAAAAAGATAACAGAGATCAGGCCTGGGTTGATGCACAGAGAAGAGG TTACCATGGTTTGGGACTACAGAGGTCACGTCAACAACAGCCTGTTCCAAATAGTGATGCTGTCTTGAATTGTCCTGCCTGCATGACCACACTTTGCCTTGATTGTCAAAG gCATGAATCGTACAAAACTCAATATAGAGCAATGTTTGTGATGAATTGTTCTGTTAACAAAGAGGAGGTTCTAAGATATAAAGCCTCAGAGAACAGGAAGAAAAGGCGAGGCCATAAGAAGATGAGGTCTAACCAGGAAGATGCTGCCGAGAAGGCAGAGACAGATGTGGAAGAAATCTATCACCCAGTCATGTGCACTGAATGTTCCACTGAAGTGGCAGTCTATGACAAGGATGAAGTCTttcattttttcaatgttttagcAAGCCATTCCTAA
- the EAPP gene encoding E2F-associated phosphoprotein isoform X2: MNRLPDDYDPYAVEEPSDEDPALSSSEDEVDVLLHGTPDQKRKLIRECLTGESESSSEDEFEKEMEAELNSTMKTMEDKLSSLGTGSSSGNGKVATAPTRYYDDIYFDSDSEDEDKAVTMVWDYRGHVNNSLFQIVMLS; this comes from the exons ATGAACCGGCTTCCGGATGATTACGACCCCTACGCGGTTGAAGAGCCTAGCGACGAGGATCCGGCTTTGAGCAG CTCTGAGGATGAAGTGGATGTGCTTTTACATGGAACTCCTGACCAGAAACGAAAACTCATCAGAGAATGTCTTACTGGAGAAAGTGAATCATCTAGTGAAGAtgaatttgaaaaggaaatggaAGCTGAATTAAATTCTACCATGAAAACAATGGAGGACAAGTTATCCTCTCTGGGAACTG GATCTTCCTCAGGAAATGGAAAAGTTGCCACAGCTCCGACAAGGTACTACGATGATATATATTTTGATTCTGATTCTGAGGATGAAGACAAAGCAG TTACCATGGTTTGGGACTACAGAGGTCACGTCAACAACAGCCTGTTCCAAATAGTGATGCTGTCTTGA